The Dioscorea cayenensis subsp. rotundata cultivar TDr96_F1 unplaced genomic scaffold, TDr96_F1_v2_PseudoChromosome.rev07_lg8_w22 25.fasta BLBR01000701.1, whole genome shotgun sequence genome segment TTTGACAGAGCTATGTTTCttgggagttgagttccaatgggatgtggagcacacacggctatgtgaatatcacattcatcatgtccatgactagccctcaaattccatactcacaagaccatctacatgtatacacaaaggggttcagtgaagctcaacaaaaacaaaataactcgagtatataaagagaaagcaatgaaaataaaagatgaactcagaaggaagatcctttctgagtaatacaagtctaaaatataatgcagaaatgaaatatgaaaacaagtaaaaaaatcgATGCCTCAAGCGTTAGTGTCTGCTAGCTATGCTAGTTCTACTACTTGTGAAGATACTATAGGTGGTGGGTCAATTGATGCTGTAACTGGTGACGATGGTGTGGGTGCTGCCAAAGGAGTCCTCGATCTCATCACAAAGGGAGATGTTGTATCTCGCTTGAGAATCTGTTGTAAGATGTGGAGACGCGTCATAATCTCTATATGGTTCGCGGCCTGTGTCATACAAACCTCTGCCAAGTCTGCCTGTAATATCCCTATAGCACTATCGAAcatctcaaaatgatcatgggcttgagtcgGGGAAAATATATACACAGGAGGTGGCTCCTATACTATGGGGGGGTATCTCTGTCTCCATCTGTGGCTCTTGCGCTGGCTGAGACCCCTTAGCAGCATCTCCTCCTCCCTCAGCTCTCTCAGGTGGGGGTATTTTCAGCATATACACCCCTCTATATCTATGGATCATACCCATCAGCCGCTTGGTCTCCAAGTCGAGGTGGGGTGGTACAATCATTTTCTCCACGCCTCTGATCACGTCCAATAggcccatccccatgatgagccTAATAAtgtaggtgataagtgcttgtgtgataagaatgtgaagtgttctttccttatgatgagcgttacttttatcaggttttagcgctaatacatgtgcatttatgttactttcatgcatataggtttgtgaagccgaatgttagagaaagaaaccaatATAGATCGTGAATACAccatttggatgaaatcttaagaaggatcaaatgtaaagacataagtcgggctcaagatgcgagaatgtgtgccaacttccgtGTATTAATGTTAGcaaaatgatttggaggggcacaaaggcagtcacattcgagtatctcgagttgtacattaatagcaagatcttcactgaTAAAGCTGTTGCTGAAGAAGTAAAGTGACCTACAATGTAAATATGCACcagtttatgttacctcgatgaaaacatggattcgtgAGTATTTCAGGCCGTTACTTTGGCATGGAATTGttaaaaacactgtagcaatccATTGgaacagttactgttcacaacaagccaaaaaagaaaatttcagagaatccacacgggcgtgtgaaaattatccacgcccgtctggaaattccacacgggccgtgtggggaatccacaggggcttgtggatgcccgattggaagaagatattggctagggatttggagatgtTCTGCGCTCTGACATCGCgttccgtttggaagaaggttagtgggataGCTTTCGTCGGcgccgatccggcgaggtgtatcctaggcaggaCAAAGGGACCATTGGAcaagtagaggcttctccacaagaccatcgtcatgactaccgaggtggttttctatggattacttgtttttacattcgatttcattgattgtaactagctccatggagagctaaactcactagtgggtacttggatttgtgaaccctaggatgtatttgtttcattaaatcttgttatattgcattcattaattgatgcgTTAATCGAGTTcaaatcttgtatgcttgattgtttgaatactcccttagagtgacactagggttgagagttctttttggtaacacttgtgagtgagtgacactccaagtgggttagacaaagctagattgggtagggttgagaggataagtaaagaggtagcggagcatcccctttcccatcaGGTgggattcatcctacctccatttcctcaagttctttgcagctatagtagagtgaatgggcaaagggatgaccttccactagggcttagttgcagaggtaacggagtgaagtgttaaagtgattttagcacctaggcttaattgtgactagggacctttcacttgcaccaaagggttaggtcgacatctaggaagagaatttatcacttggaatcaatagaactcattgcgattctatacgagtgcgaggttgagagattgttcaaatTTTCCTctgggacatatatagagttaggcatggttgaccttagatttaggatcatgtattgaaggatatccatgactcattaatgtattagttagaaagcatattgtagggtttttgcacttgaaacgattgtccaaggcggaacaatatccgggtaccccatttgtatcgattgccttacttcccctttacttgtaccttttctcttatctcttttacttttgtttacattacatcttataaCACagctattatttactttttgctTAGTTATGAaataattcaagtatttttattccctactccgtgtggatacgatacccactcatctgggatttattacttcgacaaacctgtccacttgcgggatataggcaaggggcgttgtcaagtttttggttccattgccagggagtaggcgtttagaaatactttgcactttgttttcttagctattcatttattcattatatttccCGTCTTcgttttctatcatcattcagatttgttctctttctttgggtgcagctctaggttttgaccagagggaacccttcgatatggtttgaaggagatcctgaacttgaatgtacactcagaagaaggggaaaagaacctgtgcaagaaccgtctaatcaagttaaaatagaagttgaagggttagataatatagcggaacaaaatgagcaaaatgagCAATAGAGTATTGTGCaacccccgattatagctccaaacttcgagctgaagccagcattcatccaaatgattcaacaatcagcgtagttcaatggtttggccgatcaggatccaaacaaccatatagagaactttttgGAAGTTTGTgttatgctgaagattaacggtgtatcgaatgatgctattagattgagggctttcccattctctctcaagggaagagccaagcagtggctatattctttgcccaaggcctccatcacgacttggaacaAGGTGGTCGAAGCTTTtattgctagatactttcctctaGGGAAGTCGGCTAAGCTTCGCAATGAAATATCATCGTTTGTGCAGATGGagttagagtcattgtttgagacatgggagcactTCAAGGATATTTTACGGAGGTGCCACAGCATGGATTTCCCGaattaatgattattaagaCTTTCTATAATaggttgaatctgagtacaaggcaattgttaTATACCGCCATAGGAGGTATAATGGGGAGTAAAATATaggaagaagcccgacagttagtagaagacatggccatgaacagttatcagtggaatgcgcgggaaaagaaaaaggtggccgggcttcaagaaatagatgcagtaacttcattggcagctcaagtggaatcattgagtaagaaattagaccttctaacttctaatagagtggcgggcgtgactacttgcaccggatGCGGTGGatgacatgctccctccgattgcccgatctctattggtgatgtatcttcagtggagaaagtggattttgtgggtaatgcaatgaggaaccaagggaatccatatagcaacacctacaatcttggttagaagaatcatcccaatttctcatggaataaccaaggaccacaaaaggccatggtaccaataggtttccaacaacaacaagccccaaacatagaGAACCGAGTTTTAGGCTtagaaacccgaatgactgatttagagaaggccttgactagatttgtgcaatcatcggatacaagatttcaatcagtcgaggctacacttcacaaccacaccacttctttGCACAAGCATGAGaattgataaacacctaaatgtacgtattttatacatattaatcttgtattacttgtgtatattttaataaattgatgcccatttaagtataaattggttattttggTGTTGCAAATCTTAAAAGAGTcaaacgaagctcaaaaatgcaaattggatgaattcgacactaAAAATGGCATTGTTGGGGTTCgagcactgtagcaggcacTATAGCGGTAAAGTAGCggagtcactattcatgctgcgagcattcggctgtgagcttgaCGGGGTCCATGCggccgcatgggtgcccgtgaggtttgctggaatttaaCAACCCCCGGCTACTGTAGCAGGAATACTGTAGCTGAGCACTGTAGCACAGACAACTTTTCTGGGCGAAACGACAATGAgattcacgggctccatgcgcctgCATGGAGCCTGTATGGATATGACGAGGTATATATTGTACTGAATTTCTAGGGCAAAATGGGGGAGGTGTTTGGAGAAAGCTTTTGCGGGAGTTGTTGGAGCCGACTTTGACcagttcagaggaggcaagatcacacgttttggagaaggagaatcaaagggagaagcttggtttgcctagatcttcatcaatttcttctttgggagtttgtagacgataAGGGAAGCAACCCCaatcgcggcgtccgtggaagccttccaggtcacttggcttgtcatctcatttctattttttgagggagttttcttatgccattttgacaagttccccttgcttatatccggcaagtgcacgggcctgtcgaagtaataatcccgggtgagcggggtcgaatccaagggagtagggagtgaaaatacttaatttgattcttagctatgtggaagatcaattgtgataggtgtgaaattgattcaattctcaacaataaaatcaacaagtggaAGAGCAAAAGTatgaagagggtaaggcaatcgataaagatggggtactgggataatgcttcacctaggataatcgcttcaagtgcaagaactctctattatgcttcctaatcaatgcaatggtgagtcgtggaattccttacatacatagtcccaaatctaaggtcaactatgcctaactctatacatgtcccggaggagaaatcgaacaatctcaacacctcgcactcgcatagagttgcaatgaactctagagattccaagtgataaatctcttcctaaatgtagacctaaccctttggtccaggcggaaggtccctagccacaattaagccctagatactaagatcctctcaacgcttcactccattgcacgcgcaactaggccccagcggaggttcatcccttagaccactcactctattatggccgcaaaagaactcaaggaacggaggtagaatctatcacgccggaggggaaaggggacgctcttgtacctctcgactcaccctctcaaccctctccaacctagctttgtctaacactcgtggtgtgtcactcactcacaaggttaccaacaagaactctcaaccctagtgtcactctaggggaaatgttcatacaatcaagcattcaaggttggaactcacaataaacatcaatttattgaaagcataataaaagtagTTCAAtgaaaacgaatacatcctagggttcacaatcatccaagtacccactaggggtttagctctccatggagcttaatacaatcaaagaaatcgaaatgtaaaaagcaatgaatccataaagaaaccccctcgatggtcgtgtcgatggtcttgtggagagtcctctactgtcagtccaaagattccttcgtccggtataggatacgcctcgatcgaagctcccctaccaaccttcttcctaatggaatcacgatgtcggagccagtagaacttctccaaaaaccttggccaatacccctcagaaaccctagccgaaagtcctctcacaagttggggaaaagatggagaaaagaatctcaAAATCGTGGATGAAAACGGCTTTacatagggctggaatcgggcgactgcacgggcgtgtatgatgtcacacgcccctgtggaatttccacacgagcgtggataatttccacacgcccgtgtggattctctgtttctctgatttctcggccgggctgctacagtactatgccggaaatactcccgaattccatactttcattggggtaacccaaacgggcacacgttcacgtcgtaaatcacttgcttcttcaatgatatatatgttggtggggttcttgttcttgtatgcataaatcagaatgttcgagtgtgactgcctttgtgcccctccaaatgaatgtgctcactcgaatacgaggaggttggcacacactctagcatctcacacctgacctatgtctttgcgtttgaaccttagcaagatctcctccaaaataggtgcattatgatccacattggcctatttccttcatatttagcctcacaaccttacctgcataaaagtaacataaaaacacacatattaatgtaaaagcCTGAGAAAAGTAacgctcaacataaggaatgaatgcttcgcattcatatcgcacaagcacttatcacatttgtagttgttttcatggacctattgtttgtatttgtttgcatggacgagtagaccccaaggtcaacggatgccggtgaaccttggggtgaacttgtgtatttggatgatctaattttgtctattccaattgttgtgtgtttgtgattcattcttggtgcatttgatgtgtttcttacatgagaactctgtaaaccaactcctaggttgtacttggtagcgtgaccatcgcccttgtactagacacaccaagtttggaagggatttatGTACGAATAcatcgtgaccatcgggtattttgtacccctccaatattagggctagaccaagttgtgttccggctctaattagagattttcccttttattaatgcaatcgtatgaggatttgatcggaagaaattccgtatcaatacttataccagattaggggtcaattgccgtgaccatcgagtttatctaatttagaaaatcacTAGGTCCAAACactcaattgcatgacattcttaacatcctttacactttagtagcccctagggaatctgCATCCATGACCACTTCTGTCCcttgattttatacccttgccttgttttagactccacttgtagttctttcactttaattagtagattagagaaacccttcaaaTCTTTCGGCTAGATAAtacgcgaagaggaagtaagggtaaaTCCTTGGGCCGAGGGAATaggaccctctcgtgctcgcacaagaggtattacttgatgactccgtaCGCTTGCGGATCgtgtatcaagtttttggcaccgttgccagggacccacaaggaatactcagaaaacttagagtttattgatttagccattgtttctttaattctgtactttttcatctttttattcctttttgcacatatttttccttttacttgaCTTTATTTTGTTTCACTATCATCCTCTTATTTCTTGATCATTGACTCTCATTACTGTGCAAGGCACCATCTTATGACAAGCGCCAATCAAGCAGATCTGGTAGAACCAGTCAACGAAATCGAGAGAGCCTTGCATCAATGATTGGGATAGGTGGCTGAGAATTTAGAACATCAAGGAACACGAGTTGAGATTAGTAAACCTTCAGTCATGCCAGAACCAAGGCGAACCTTGTATGATTATGAAAGGCCTCAGTTTACTCATGAGGAATTCAGTATGCATGCTCCCACCATGAcggctaataactttgaaatcaaagcaagcacaattgggATGGTTCAAAAGACCCGCATGCTCATTTGTCTCGattcctccaaatttgttccaccttcaagattaactcagtgtccgatgatgctataagattgagattattccctTTCAGTCTAAGGGGAGCAGCATATAGATGGCTTACTTCATTGGCTCCGGGATCGATCACCACTTGGAATGAAATGGTGGACAAATTTCTTGCTAGGTATTTCCCACCAAGAAAAGTAGCTAAATTGAGACAAGAGATTTCTGCATTCTGGCAAGGGGACTGCAAGACACATTTTGAAgcacatgagagattcaaggatctcctataCAAGTGTCCCCATCATGGTTTTTACTCGTGGATGAGGATCCAGATGCTTTGTAATGGCCTGAATTATGCAACAAGACAGCTCATCGATGCTGCAGCAGGGCGGTCATTGAGTAATAAAACCCCTGAAGATGctgaaattttgattgaaaacatggcaaTTAATGAATGCCATTGGTCTACTAGGCATAAGCCCCCTAAGGTAGCTGGAATATTTATGAGATAAATGACAACACTATGCTAGCCGCCAAGGTTGAGGCCCTAACAAAGAGATTCGATCAGTTTGTGTTGGGTACAAGCTCAAATTCTGGAGCAGTGTTGTCTTGCAAGACCTGTGGGGCGGGGCATGCTATTGTTCAGTGTCCAATCTCAATAGCCACAGATGCCGCAGTAGAGGCAGTTCATTATGTTGGGGAAGCTTCGAGAGGCCCGGGGAATCCCTATAGAAACACATATAATCCgaggtggaggaatcacccaaatttttcatggggTCAACAACAGCAACATCGGCCCCCGCAACCACAAGGCCTTTACAACAACCTCCTCAAAAGCCCGAGAAGAAGTTCACCACTGAAGATGTGTTAGCGAGCTTTATGATCAATACCGAGGCAAAATTTGTAAACATCAACAATCAATTCGCTGAAGTGAACAATGTTTTGAGGAATGTTCAAGCCTCCATTCAACCATTGAAAAACCAGGTTGGGCAACTTGCTAGGGCAAATTCGGAGCGCCCACCAGATAGCTTACCTAGTAACACTGAAAATAATCTGAGGGAGCATTTGAATGTCGTCACTCTCAGGAGTGGGAAACAGGTTGAAGCACGAGCCGAGGAGAGCTCAAGCACTAAACATAATGGGGTAGCCATACAAGAAAACCCTAAGCCATCTGAGAGTGAAGTTGAAGGGATAaaggaaaaacaagatgaaggaACCCTTAAACTACTAACACCAAGGATACCCGAGTACAAGCTGGTAATTCCTTATCCGACTAGGCTGAGGCAAGATAAAAATGAggctcaattcaagaaattcctcaaTGTATTCTAGCAGTTGCACATAAATATCCCTCCTGTTGAAGCgttaactcaaatgcccaagtatgcaaagtttatgaaagacatgttgactaacaagagaaagttggaggaattAGAAATAATTGCATTACCACGGAATTGCTCTGCAATGATTCAGAGGAAGCTCCCTAAGAAACTTACTGATCCCGggagtttcattattccatgtgtgATTGGGGAAGGCATGCAAGAAAAAGCCTTGGCAGATTCTGGGGCCAGCATCAATGTAATGCCTTACAAGTTGTTTTTGAAAATGGGATTGGAAGACATCAGGCCCACAAGGATGACAATACAACTCGCAGATCGTTCTATAAAGAAACCATGTGGTGTTGTTGAGGATGTGCTGGTTAGAATAGATAAGTTTATTATCCCGGtagattttgttattcttgatgTGGATGGTGATGTTAAAGTACCATTAATCCTCGGGTGACCATTTCTTAACACCGCCGGTGCCCTAATTGATGTAAAAGGGAGGAAAATGACGTTGAGAGTGGGGGATGAGGATGTCATTCTCACTCTTCCTGCGGCCATTAAACACACCTTGGACCACGATGATCCCCTCTATTTTACTGATGAAACTGATATGCTTATTACTGATTGTGTGCAAGAGGTCTTGCCAATTAACCCCTTGGATGAATTTTTGGAAGGAATGGATAACGATAAACGCAAGGAAAACAATCCACCTCCCACACAGGTAAAGCATGTAGGCTATGTGGGGACATTTCCGTGGCcgaacaataaaaacaaatcaacCACTAGGAAAATCTGGTGTAAGAGggacaagaaacaaaaagtgaGGACGAATTGCGCTCTGTCACCACCACGGTAGATTGATCGACTATTCTTTGAGGGGAAGTGTAAATTCCGTGTCTTTTCATGCCTCTCGATTAGTTTCccatcttggagcacttctcttgggtttggaggtaagtccccaccatttaatcccccatgaggtaagaatgaaggtacgtcgagctaatgacgctaaacaagcacttcttgggaggcaacccaagtcttttaATTCgtcatctttaaattttcgtatttcttttagttacTTAGTTTCTTTATTGTGGTTGAATGC includes the following:
- the LOC120254900 gene encoding uncharacterized protein LOC120254900, which gives rise to MGSTTATSAPATTRPLQQPPQKPEKKFTTEDVLASFMINTEAKFVNINNQFAEVNNVLRNVQASIQPLKNQVGQLARANSERPPDSLPSNTENNLREHLNVVTLRSGKQVEARAEESSSTKHNGVAIQENPKPSESEVEGIKEKQDEGTLKLLTPRIPEYKLRKLPKKLTDPGSFIIPCVIGEGMQEKALADSGASINVMPYKLFLKMGLEDIRPTRMTIQLADRSIKKPCGVVEDVLVRIDKFIIPVDFVILDVDGDVKVPLILG